Genomic segment of Umezawaea sp. Da 62-37:
TTCCTGGTCGACGGCCGCTACCGCAGTTCCCAGGACCCGGACTTCCGCCAGACCTCCCAGGCGATCCCGCTCATGTTCGGCCTCGTGCCGCCCGGCCAGGTGGCCGCGGTGGTGGCCGCCCTCGTCGCCGACGTCAAGGCGCGCGGGAACCACCTCAACACCGGCGCCCTGGGCACCAGCGTGCTGCTGCGCGTGCTGACCAAGCACGGCCACGCGGACGTCGCGCACGCGCTGGCGACCCAGCGCACGTACCCGAGCTGGGGCTACTGGTTCGACAACGGCGCCGACACGATGTGGGAGATGTGGCCCTCGACCTCGCGGTCGCGCGACCACTACTTCCAGGGCACCGTCGTGCAGTGGCTCTACGAGAACGTCGCGGGCCTGCGCCCCGGTGACGCCGGCTACCGGACGTTCGTGGTCCGGCCGGACGCGCGGGTCGGCGTGACGTGGGCGCAGACCGCGATCCGCACCGTGCGCGGCACCGCCTCGGTCGGCTGGTCGCTGGTCGGCTCGGCCGTGCAGCTCACCGTGGAGGTCCCGATCGGGTCCACCGCCGAGGTGCACGTCCCCGCGACCTCCCGCGAGGTCGTCACGGCCCATCCGAACGCGGAGTTCGTGCGCGTCGAACCGGGTTTCGTGGTGCACCGGGTGCGGGCGGGCAACTGGCGGTTCCTCGGCGGTGTGTAGGGGGGCGTCGATGCGCGGATCGTTCCGGCGGGATCGCCGACCGACGAACGCCGTCGGGTGATGGCGCCGAGCGTCAAGGACGTGGCGGAACGCGCCGGCGTGTCCGTCGGCACGGTGTCGAACGTCCTCAACCGACCGGACAAGGTCTCCGCCGCCACCCGCGAGACCGTGCTCGCCGTCATCGCCGAGCTCGGTTTCGTGCGCAACTCCCAGGCGGCCCAGCTCCGCGCCGGTACCAGCCGCTCCCTGGGTCTGGTAGTGCTCGACCTGGCGAACCCGTTCTTCCACGACATGGCAAGGGGGGTGGAGGACGTCGCCACGGAACTGGGCTACGCGCTCGTGCTGTGCAACTCCGACGGGCAGGCCGCCCGCGAGGAGCGCTTCCTGCGGCTGCTGGAGGAGCAGCGCGTGCGCGGCATGTTGATCACCCCGGTCGAGATCGGTTCCGAACGCCTCGACGCGCTGCGCCGCAGGGGGACGCCGACCGTGCTGGTCGACCGGCACGACCCGCGCGTCGACTGCTGCTCGGTCGCCGTGGACGACGTGGCGGGCGGTGAGCTGGCGGGCGCGCACCTGATGGCGACGGGGCATCGACGGATCACCTACGTCACCGGCCCGCTTTCCCTGCGCCAGTGCAAGGACCGCCTCACCGGCCTGCGCCGGGCCGTCGCCGACGGCGGCGGGGACCCCGACACCGTGGTCACCGTCGCTGAGGTCCCTGCCCTCAAGGCCCGCATCGCCTACGAGACCGTGAGGCGGCTGTTCGACGACGGCGTCGAACCCGGCGCGGTGTTCTGCGCCAACGACCTGCTCGCCCTCGGTGTGCTGCGCGCCGCGATCAGCACCGGCCGCCGCGTGCCCGAGGACATCGCGCTGCTCGGGTACGACGACATCGAGTTCGCCGCCGACGCCGCCGTTCCGCTGTCGTCGATCCGCCAGTCGACGCTCCACATCGGACGGACGGCGGCGCGGCTGCTGGTGGAGGAGTGCGACCACCCGCGGTCGCACTCCCACCAGCAGATCATGTTCCGGCCGGAACTGGTCGTCCGCGAGTCCAGCTAGACCGACGTGTTCAACCGCGCCACCAGCGGCAGATCCCCCGACGACGGACCCGCCATCAGCGTGATGGCACCGGTTTCCGGCACCCAGCGCCCCTCGACGGGCGACCACCGGCGCAGCGCGCGTGGCTCGATCGGCACCCGCACCCACACCGCCTCGCCTGGCGCGGCGACAACAGCGGCGTACCCGACCAGCCGCCGGTCCTCGCCGTCGGCCTGGTACACCTGCACGACGTCGCGGCCGGTGCGGGAGCCGGTGTTGCGGACCCGCACGCGGACGTCGAAACCCTCCTCCACGGCGACGTTGTCGCGGGCGGAGAACCCCTCGTACGACCAGGTCGTGTACCCCAGGCCGTGGCCGAACCAGTACGCGGGCGGCACGGGGGACCCGGCCCACGCGCGGTAGCCGATGCGCGAGCCCTCGGTGTACTCCAGCACGCCGCCGATCGGCTTCGTGTCCAGCACCGGCGCGTCCGGCGTGCGGGCCGCCCACGTGGTCGGCAGCCTGCCGCCGGGTTCGACCAGGCCGAACAGCACGTCGGCCAGTCCGTCACCCGCCTCCTGGCCGGGGAACCAGGTGACCAGCACGGCGGCGACCTCCTCGCGCCACGGCAGTTCGACGGGGCCGCCCGCGTTGACGACCACGACGGTGCGCGGGTTCGCCGCGGCGACCGCGCGCACCAGCTCGTCCTGCCTTCCGGGCAACTCCAGCGAACCGCGGTCGAAGCCCTCGCTCTCGATCTCGTCGGTGGTGCCGACCACGACGACCGCCACGTCGGCGCCGCGCGCCAGCTCCACGGCCGCGGCGAGCTCGGCGTTCTCGTCGACCCGCGGCGGGTCGGCGGCCAGCGCGACGGCGAGGCCCTGGTCGGGCTCCATCCGCCTGCGGGCGCGCAGCAGCACGTCGCGGCCCGCCTCCACCGGCCAGGTCACCTCGCGGAACGACGGCGCCACGTGCACGTAGGTCGGGTCGTCGGACTCGGGCACGACGTGCTCGTCCACCAGCCGGTGCCCGTCGACCTCCAGGCTCACCGCGCCGAGGCCGACGATCGCGAACCGCCAGTCGCCGGTGCTCGACGGCCGCATCAGCGCGCTGACCTCGACGGTGGTCGCGGTCAGCTCCACCGACGGCTCCAGCACCCGGCCGCTGAGCCGGTGCTCGACGTGCAGCACCTCGTCGTCCGCGCCCAGGTACCGCACCTGCACGCCGGGCTCGCCGGTGATCGGGTTGCGGGAGTCGGCCGGGGTCAACGGGGTCGGCCGGGTGTGCAGGAACGCGCCCGCCCGGTGCACGACGTCCGCCCTGCCCGCCAGCGCCGAGCGGATCCCGTCGACGGGGGAGACCACGGCCGCCGGGAACACCCCGGCGCTGCCGCCGCCCTGCACCCGCGCGTCGACCGCGTTCGGGCCGATCACCGCGACGCGGGTCAGCGCCGACGGGTCGAACGGCAGCAGGGAACCGCTGTTGCGCAACAACACCGAGCCCGCCGCCGCGGCCCGCCGCAACCGGCCGCGCGACTCGTCGGGTGTGATCCGCGGCGGTGGCACGGACGCGGTCGGCTCCAGCGCCCCGACCCGCCGGGCGAGCAGCAGGATCCGGCGCACCTTCCCGTCGATCTCGGACTCGGGGACGTCACCGCGGCGCACGGCGTCGACCAGCGGTTCGCCGCGCAGCTCGTGCGGGCCGGGCATGGCCAGGTCCACGGGCGACCCGACGGTGCGCACCGCGCCCCAGTCCGACACGACCAGGCCGTCGAAGCCCCACTCGCCGCGCAGCGGCTCGGCCAGCAGCGGGCTGTCGGACATCGACGTGCCGTTCACGCCGTTGTAGGCCGACATCACCACCCAGGTGCCCGCCCGCACGGCCTCCTCGAACGGCAGCAGGTACACCTCGCGCAGCGTCCGCTCGTCGATCCGCGCGTCCAGGGTGAGCCGTTCGGTCTCCGACTCGTTGGCCACGTAGTGCTTCGCCGTCGCCGCGACGCCACCGGACTGCACGCCGGTGATGTAGGC
This window contains:
- a CDS encoding substrate-binding domain-containing protein, whose translation is MAPSVKDVAERAGVSVGTVSNVLNRPDKVSAATRETVLAVIAELGFVRNSQAAQLRAGTSRSLGLVVLDLANPFFHDMARGVEDVATELGYALVLCNSDGQAAREERFLRLLEEQRVRGMLITPVEIGSERLDALRRRGTPTVLVDRHDPRVDCCSVAVDDVAGGELAGAHLMATGHRRITYVTGPLSLRQCKDRLTGLRRAVADGGGDPDTVVTVAEVPALKARIAYETVRRLFDDGVEPGAVFCANDLLALGVLRAAISTGRRVPEDIALLGYDDIEFAADAAVPLSSIRQSTLHIGRTAARLLVEECDHPRSHSHQQIMFRPELVVRESS
- a CDS encoding glycoside hydrolase family 3 C-terminal domain-containing protein yields the protein MTTTYSAGAGTDIEGLLDRLTLEQKIRLLSGGGTFRGQAEPAIGLRAIVFSDGPVGVRGERWDERDTALTLPSPTAMAATWDPELVTGLGRLLAAEARRKGVDVLLAPNLNLHRSPLGGRHFECFSEDPLLTARIGAAYITGVQSGGVAATAKHYVANESETERLTLDARIDERTLREVYLLPFEEAVRAGTWVVMSAYNGVNGTSMSDSPLLAEPLRGEWGFDGLVVSDWGAVRTVGSPVDLAMPGPHELRGEPLVDAVRRGDVPESEIDGKVRRILLLARRVGALEPTASVPPPRITPDESRGRLRRAAAAGSVLLRNSGSLLPFDPSALTRVAVIGPNAVDARVQGGGSAGVFPAAVVSPVDGIRSALAGRADVVHRAGAFLHTRPTPLTPADSRNPITGEPGVQVRYLGADDEVLHVEHRLSGRVLEPSVELTATTVEVSALMRPSSTGDWRFAIVGLGAVSLEVDGHRLVDEHVVPESDDPTYVHVAPSFREVTWPVEAGRDVLLRARRRMEPDQGLAVALAADPPRVDENAELAAAVELARGADVAVVVVGTTDEIESEGFDRGSLELPGRQDELVRAVAAANPRTVVVVNAGGPVELPWREEVAAVLVTWFPGQEAGDGLADVLFGLVEPGGRLPTTWAARTPDAPVLDTKPIGGVLEYTEGSRIGYRAWAGSPVPPAYWFGHGLGYTTWSYEGFSARDNVAVEEGFDVRVRVRNTGSRTGRDVVQVYQADGEDRRLVGYAAVVAAPGEAVWVRVPIEPRALRRWSPVEGRWVPETGAITLMAGPSSGDLPLVARLNTSV